One genomic window of Oncorhynchus clarkii lewisi isolate Uvic-CL-2024 chromosome 5, UVic_Ocla_1.0, whole genome shotgun sequence includes the following:
- the LOC139408756 gene encoding heat shock protein beta-1-like, with translation MADHNKVLPRPLFRRDVNWDPFREWTQPSRMIMEQDFGLPPFLDPGDVSWIDWARRRLASSSWPGYTRHPLFTPSTALPAAVAPQTAARLQRQLSGGVSEIRTGQDSWRITLDVNHFSPEEISIKTKGGFLEITGQHEEREDEHGSVSRCFTRKYKLPPGVDLQHVSSSLSGEGILLVEAPLPGLTTTILPSDMVIPIQIKHECEGKE, from the exons ATGGCTGACCACAACAAGGTATTACCGCGTCCTCTTTTCCGCCGAGATGTAAACTGGGATCCTTTCCGTGAGTGGACACAGCCTAGCCGCATGATCATGGAGCAGGACTTTGGCCTCCCTCCTTTCCTGGATCCAGGCGATGTGAGCTGGATAGACTGGGCTAGGAGGAGACTGGCATCATCCTCCTGGCCAGGGTACACACGCCATCCCCTCTTCACCCCCAGCACTGCTCTCCCTGCTGCAGTGGCACCCCAGACCGCAGCCAGACTTCAGAGACAACTGTCTGGAGGAGTGTCAGAgatcaggacaggacaggacagctggAGGATCACACTGGATGTCAATCACTTTTCACCAGAGGAGATATCAATCAAAACCAAGGGGGGCTTCCTGGAGATTACAG GTCAACACGAAGAAAGGGAGGACGAACATGGATCAGTCTCAAGGTGCTTTACAAGAAAATACAA GCTGCCCCCTGGTGTGGACTTGCAGCACGTCAGCTCATCTCTGTCTGGTGAAGGGATTCTCTTGGTAGAAGCACCCCTCCCAGGCTTAACCACCACCATCCTCCCCAGTGACATGGTCATCCCCATTCAGATCAAGCACGAGTGTGAGGGGAAAGAGTGA
- the LOC139408751 gene encoding serine/threonine-protein kinase TAO3, translating into MSGYKRMRRQHQKQLIALENRLKAEMDEHRLRLQKEVETHANNTYIELERLAKRHTVHTDKEIKAATAEEKRIQQQIIAQQKKELTTFVDNQKKEYRLCKDKIKEEMNEEPSTPKEEKQERLSRHKETVQRSQAEDEAHLLDQQRLVYDRSCRALKRRTLVKRHEFEQEQMREELNKKKTQKEMEQALMIRQDESTQELERRQLQTLQRLRVELIFLQHQTELENQEEYNGRRQRELHRKHALEQRQQPRNLKMLEMQIKKQFQDTCKVQNKQYKALRNHQLEVSPKSEHKAILKSLKEEQTRKLAVLAEQYEQSINEMMASQAMRLEEEQERECQALKQQLQQEMELLDAYQSKTKAQTEAQHERELQMLEQKVSLRRAHLEQKIEEELASLQKERTERIKQLFERQEREMDAFNAESARLGFGSLGSLDFPKEDDR; encoded by the exons ATGTCTGGGTATAAGCGCATGCGGCGGCAGCACCAGAAGCAGCTGATCGCCCTGGAGAACAGGCTGAAGGCGGAGATGGACGAGCATAGGCTCCGGTTGCAGAAGGAAGTAGAGACCCACGCCAACAACACTTACATTGAACTGGAGAGACTGGCTAAACGGCACACCGTTCACACAGACAAAGAG ATAAAGGCAGCTacagcagaggagaagaggatcCAGCAACAGATCATTGCCCAGCAAAAGAAGGAGCTGACCACCTTCGTAGACAACCAGAAAAAAGAGTACAGGCTCTGTAAAGACAAGATCAAAGAG GAGATGAATGAGGAGCCCAGTACGCCCAAGGAGGAGAAGCAGGAGCGTCTTTCCAGGCACAAGGAGACGGTGCAGCGCTCACAGGCTGAGGATGAGGCCCACCTTCTGGACCAGCAGAGGCTGGTTTATGACAGGAGCTGCCGTGCTCTGAAACGCAGGACACTGGTCAAGAGGCACGAGTTCGAACAGGAGCAAATGAGAGAG GAGCTGAATAAGAAGAAGACCCAGAAGGAGATGGAGCAGGCCCTGATGATCCGACAGGACGAGTCCACTCAGGAGCTGGAGCGCAGGCAGCTGCAGACACTGCAGAGGCTCCGTGTTGAGCTGATCTTCCTGCAGCACCAGACCGAGTTGGAGAACCAGGAGGAGTACAATGGCCGGCGGCAGAGAGAGCTGCACAGGAAGCACGCCCTGGAGCAGCGGCAGCAGCCCCGGAACCTCAAG ATGTTGGAGATGCAGATCAAGAAACAGTTCCAGGACACGTGTAAGGTGCAGAACAAGCAGTACAAAGCCCTGAGAAACCATCAGCTTGAGGTCTCTCCTAAGAGCGAGCACAAGGCCATCCTAAAGTCACTGAAGGAGGAGCAGACACGAAAGCTCGCTGTGCTGGCCGAGCAGTACGAGCAGAGCATCAACGAGATGATGGCCTCACAAGCG ATGCGTCTGGAGGAGGAGCAGGAAAGGGAGTGCCAGGCGTTGAAGCAGCAGCTTCAGCAGGAGATGGAGCTCCTGGATGCCTACCAGAGCAAGACCAAGGCCCAGACAGAAGCCCAACACGAGAGGGAGCTGCAGATGCTGGAGCAGAAGGTCTCCTTACGCAGGGCCCACCTGGAACAGAAG ATTGAAGAGGAGCTGGCCTCACTTCAGAAGGAACGCACTGAAAGGATCAAGCAGCTTTTTGAACggcaggagagggagatggacgCTTTCAATGCAGAAAGCGCTAGGCTGGGGTTTGGGAGCTTAGGTTCGCTGGACTTCCCCAAGGAGGACGACAGATGA
- the LOC139409987 gene encoding IL-6 subfamily cytokine M17, with amino-acid sequence MSGHVKNMCPQLTISQAARTLLSLLLVAAIDSVSAGVVCRKQPCGSSLQRSLKLTKLIHKESVDLLKTYKLSQGDMSELFCQMSINNVPDPNISGLDPSERMLSIYSHCKAFLPHLKRVTEQQTDLQPPSSSLLSKLSTAHNRTNGLANQINCIYQTLFPNLPIPPEPADGPTSVPPSQNVFQQKVYGCVVLKIFKAFLSRVTRELRTLKSQVCTRRITFADTNALF; translated from the exons ATGAGTGGTCATGTAAAGAATATGTGTCCTCAGCTGACCATATCACAAGCAGCAAGAA CATTGCTCTCTCTGTTACTGGTTGCTGCCATTGATTCAGTGAGTGCTGGAGTAGTATGTAGGAAGCAACCGTGTGGGAGTTCCCTACAAAGAAGTTTGAAGCTAACCAAACTCATACACAAGGAATCTGTGGACCTCTTAAAAACATAC AAGCTCAGTCAAGGAGACATGTCAGAGCTGTTCTGCCAGATGTCAATCAACAACGTTCCTGACCCAAACATCTCTGGCCTTGACCCCTCAGAGCGGATGTTGAGCATCTACTCCCACTGTAAGGCTTTCCTACCACACCTGAAGAGGGTCACTGAGCAACAGACAGACTTACAGCCACCATCCAGCTCACTGCTGAGCAAACTCTCTACTGCCCATAACCGCACCAATGGTCTGGCCAACCAAATAAACTGCATTTACCAAACCCTCTTTCCAAACCTGCCCATCCCACCTGAACCTGCAGACGGACCGACTTCAGTACCCCCCTCCCAGAACGTGTTCCAGCAGAAGGTCTATGGCTGTGTGGTTCTTAAGATATTCAAGGCTTTCCTGTCACGGGTCACACGTGAACTAAGGACCCTAAAGAGCCAAGTGTGCACTAGGAGGATAACATTTGCAGACACAAATGCACTGTTCTGA